Proteins encoded in a region of the Syngnathus typhle isolate RoL2023-S1 ecotype Sweden linkage group LG20, RoL_Styp_1.0, whole genome shotgun sequence genome:
- the ccn2b gene encoding CCN family member 2b, with amino-acid sequence MSAEASAIFSLLLLLVSSLTGAQECSLPCACPSEPPRCPIGTSLVLDGCGCCKVCARQLGEPCNLLEPCDHHKELYCDYALLSDTDTGICMAQEGQSCHLGGVTYRSGESFQPSCKHQCVCMNGEIGCVPTCPSNVRFASPDCPYPRRIRIPGKCCEEWVCEQTPQDHLYQSVMGGASQIHPLPSSKPAAGSAELSLQGAPAESPRDNCIVQTTEWSECSATCGMAVSSRITNDNRRCQLERQSRVCMLRPCQSQQEKEIKRGKKCVRTPKAQKGMRFELSGCTSTRSYKPKFCGVCTDNRCCTPHTTVTAEVEFRCPEGDVFSKKMMFIKTCSCHFDCPRDNDIFLASNTRRMTGDYEHDV; translated from the exons ACCGGGGCCCAGGAATGCTCGCTGCCCTGCGCCTGCCCCTCCGAGCCCCCTCGCTGCCCAATAGGCACCAGCTTGGTGTTGGATGGCTGCGGTTGCTGTAAAGTGTGTGCCAGGCAGCTGGGGGAGCCTTGCAACCTGCTGGAGCCCTGCGACCACCACAAGGAGCTCTACTGCGACTACGCGCTGCTGAGCGACACCGACACGGGCATCTGCATGG CGCAAGAGGGTCAATCGTGCCACCTTGGCGGCGTCACCTACCGCAGCGGCGAGTCCTTCCAGCCGAGCTGTAAACAccaatgtgtgtgtatgaacGGCGAAATCGGATGCGTGCCCACGTGCCCCAGTAACGTGCGCTTTGCGTCCCCCGACTGCCCGTACCCTCGCCGCATCCGCATCCCGGGAAAGTGCTGCGAGGAGTGGGTGTGTGAGCAGACCCCTCAGGACCACCTCTATCAGTCCGTCATGGGCG GAGCTTCTCAAATCCATCCGTTGCCCTCCTCCAAACCCGCGGCAGGCTCCGCAGAGCTTTCCCTTCAAGGTGCGCCAGCCGAAAGTCCCCGAGATAACTGCATCGTCCAGACCACAGAGTGGAGCGAGTGCTCGGCCACCTGCGGCATGGCCGTCTCGTCCCGCATCACCAACGACAACCGGCGCTGTCAGCTGGAAAGACAGAGCAGGGTCTGTATGCTTCGACCCTGCCAGAGCCAGCAGGAGAAAGAAATTAAG CGTGGCAAGAAATGCGTGCGGACGCCAAAGGCCCAGAAAGGCATGCGCTTTGAGTTGTCGGGCTGCACCAGCACCAGGTCGTACAAACCCAAGTTCTGCGGCGTTTGCACCGACAACCGCTGCTGCACGCCTCACACCACCGTCACCGCCGAGGTGGAGTTCCGCTGTCCCGAGGGAGACGTGTTCAGCAAAAAGATGATGTTCATCAAGACTTGCTCCTGCCACTTTGACTGCCCGAGAGACAACGACATCTTCCTGGCTTCCAACACACGGAGGATGACGGGTGACTACGAGCACGACGTGTGA